In Bombus terrestris chromosome 13, iyBomTerr1.2, whole genome shotgun sequence, the DNA window AGCGATGGCTGGGCCGGAATTAACAGAATAAATAGATATACTTATTGATGGAataaataaatggattaaatttCTGTAGATAGAGTTTCCCACAACTCCACGCTTTTTCTGTAATGAATAATTGTAATGTAGCTGTCTCACAAAGCAAAATAAGGAGAAGTCTATCCTGAACGCGAAACGCGTCAAAGACACGTATAAAGAACACGAAAATAAAGTTACCAGTCGTTAGTGCAAAGTGTCGCCTGTAATATATCGTATCGGTAATATGTTAGGATGAAAACAGAGGCGAATGCACAGGTAATGCAAAATCCGGTAGGGAATAATTGCAACAAATTCCAATCTTCACCCTTCGTGCATTGAAACGTGGGTATTCGCGAGATTGTACATTCGCCGGTGgtattttaagaaaattgacAATCCGTACCGAGCCTTTGTGCAGCTTTGTAATCGTACAGGGGCAgcggtataaaaaatattcaccgGCTTGATTgccaatatatcgttgtacggcGCTGATTGAACCAACCCCCAGTGGTGGTAGTGCCTATATCGCGTCTCGTCGGCTTGTTAATTTGGAATATCGTCAGGTGCACAATAGAAAAATTTCGCAACGCgaattatttatgtttatataatatcTCGTCGATTTGTAATACACGTACACGTGTACTCACACAGAGAATGAGAAAACGGTAGTATGTGTCGCAATGTGCAATTTTTCTACGTTGGTCGTTTTCTGTTTCctacattctctctctctctctctctctctctctcactcactcactcactcactcactcactcactcactcactcactcactcattTACTCACTCACTCATTCATTCATTCGTTCActcactttctctctctgttgGACACGCGCGCGAAAATCGTATTATCGCGGGAGAATTTCGTTAACGAGCTTCATTTCGCGAAAGAATCGTCGCGCTCACAAAGAATCGTTGGTGGATACATCGCGGGAAATATTATAAACTCGCGAGTTCGATTCGAGAAATCGGCAAACCTTTGTCGCGTTTCGCACGTTCAACACACGGGACACAAAGTGTATATCGGACGAACGGTCGACTTCGTCTCGCTGATTTTTCTCTTCGTCGATGATTCGTCGCCCGCGTACGGGTTTCATTGTTCCCTTTTTTTTCACCGTCAGCCCTGCCTCCAACCCCCTTATACCCTATCGAACGGCGTGTGTGTCTACCACCATTATTTCGTAGCGAAGCATTTTAACGTCGGCCAGTTGGACCGTGAATGATTATTAATCAATTTTCAGCGTTAAACGTGCCGCCGCAATAAAAAGCGTGGTACGTTAACGAACCACGCGCGTATAATTGAGCATTTTGGTGAGAATGATTGCGAGCCCGTGCTAAAACCTTTGCGTACCCGTTCGATTGATTTCGGCTAgcaaggagagaaaaaaaaatcagACACGGTGCAAAGGGATGATGAAAAGGTAAAATGAACGACTTGCCCGTCCtcgattttttaacttttagttTTTTAATGGCTGGGAAGGCACGTCACCACACGACGGTGATGTATGCAATCGATTACAATGTCGGATTAATGTTTGGCAATAAGTTTCTTTGGGGCTGGAAATTTAATTGAACAGTAAgagaatttctaaatattttttttttatttattataaatatatattatatacagtttattatatatatcatgttTAAATGTAATTACAGTACAAGATAATTTTTCTAGAGTCTCTAATgaaaaaatctttaaaatttcctaaatgtatgaattttatttttatttttctagagGTAAATTatatcatgtgtatctttttaACCCTACTGTGATCTAATTTTTATGTCCGAATCTCACTCATATCTCAACAAACAAAAAGCCTTAATGttttgaaaatatcttttttatattttccataaattcaCGAAATACTTTAACGATAGAGAAACATGGGATTTGTTTTTGCACTGTGTTATTCCGCAATTGCCAATACacaatatttttctctaaaacTAATTAAACACAAAAATGTCAATCACTGTTCAATCGAAAActtcaatttcaataattaaaattaagtgcATTTACTTTTTCTATATTGACGGTAAACGATAAAAAATTGAcgcgaaaggaaaaaataaaagtatacatCATATTCTTGCATTCGAAAGTTGCTCCTAGTATGTCAAGCTGCTTACGCAACAGGAATTAATTATATCAGCAGAATGCGGGGGGAtcgataatttaaaaagttggacGTATTCCTGGATACTCGGCGAGCGTCATCGAAAGTTGGGACGTTTATCGAATCCCCTTGGGGTAGGTTGGGTCCGGCGATCGCGTCCACGTTGTCCTTAAGCAGGTAGAAAGTTGAAAGTTTGTCGGGGCTTACCTGACCTTCGTAAAATAATCAGACACAGTATCAAGCGAACTCTCTTCAAATAACGTTGCTACTTCAACCCCTCTCCAAGTTTTATCGGCACGATAATTGTACTACTAGTTTACGTTCAACCTCCTTACTACGTACTACTAGAAATTATAATCGTAAAGCAGCTAGCGAGCTATTGAATCGGATGCCATTGAAACACTTCTCATTCTACTTCTAACTCTTTAACATTAGGACTTGCAGAATAATTAATATGACGAAATCATAGTTTTgataacaattttatatatttgttacgatgcatttttttatatttgaatgaCGTTGATAAAGTAAATAGATGAAAGCTTATTTTTTTCCTGTCACTATGTATTTCATCATATACCTCTCATGTTAGTTTCTTTGATACGAATTTTACAGTTTAATcaccaatatttttatatttcgttattacaTTGATGATCGTGATTCAAATCATTTTTGTCGATCCATTCGTATCCTGTTAATTCTAACGTTAACAGTTTACCCTGTCTCACAGTATCATTGAGACAGAGCATACGAATTTTTGTCATTGAACTACGATCATCTGACGAAGAAGGTGTCGTTTCACTTGCATTATGTATATTTTCCTGCGAGTCCTGTTTGTTACAAGGTTCGATAATTTTAACGCTAGTGTTTCTTCGAAGATCTCTACATTTCGATCACCAGGGTATATTGATTTATAGTTTGgaataaagatttaaaaatatgtaaaagaatGTTTTACGATTCGATTAAGCGGGCGCATGAAGAAGTCAGAGTACGATATTAACAATATCAATTCCCTTAACGAGGGCCATTAATATTTTGGCAACATTGACAACAAAAAATTACCTGGGAAGCTTGAAAGGCGCGCAGGAAAATTTGCGATGACACATATAGTCGAAAGCACTTTGTTTCCACCGGTGGTggtcgaatattttataattgttatcAATACGGTACAAATGCGAAGGGGTTTCAAACGCGGcgtaataaacgaaataaagtATCGCTATTTTCGCCGCTGACAGAGCGCGCTGCTCCGCAGTTGGACTTTTCGGCTGTGTTTCCACCGGTACCTCTTCaatcgtaattaatattttttcccgGCGGCTACTTTTTTCTGGCTTTCGATAaatttgacaaaaaaaaaaaaaaaaaaaaaaaaggaaaaattggaAACAAAGCCTCATTTTATGATACAGCGtcctatttctttcattttatttctatgtCCGTTCCCAACCATGGAAGTGTAGAGTTTAATAGAGTACGATTAACATAAACTGTAATTATGTAAATCTTGGTAACTTACCATTTGAACGCACGTTTGTTACAGGACAGTGACAGGAGTAGCGTTGGCAGCCCTGAACCGGTGGCGGCCGCGACCGGCTCGCTCCATGAGCATCAGATGATGATGGATGAGATGAAGAACTCGCGGAAGAATAGTCCGTCACCTGAAAATCTGCATCAGGCGAAACGTGCAGCCGTGGCGCAAGCGCATCTTAATGGGACGAGTAAGTCGGGATCTGATTTATTAATTGGATAAAATAATCGGGTCTTTCTATCGTACTTAACGCTGAAATTATCAAATCTATCTAAATAATGGATATcagatttcttatttttattttacacagAACACAAAATAAGTAATTCATCAAAACTAACTGCATTATTTACAGTTATACCAGATTTTGACTGATATGGTTTATAAATGGAAGTAACGATAGATAGCCAGATTGGGTGAACTAAACAGACTGCGGTTAGTTGAGTGCATGCGTACTCAACGAACATTCAAACTCCAGATTCTCGAAAACGTAGAGTCatatagaaacattttattctatatgTTTGACTTATTTTTATATGAGGAAGCCCCTCCTTCCCCATTGTACCACGATTTTGCAAATATCCCGCATATATAGATTTACGAGAATACTCGAACATTTGTAGAcaccttttataaatatattatatttatattatacgagacattttcaattaaatagAATGAATTTACTATATTCATTATGTTTTTATTGTCCCATCAGTGGCAGGCATGGTGACCCTACAGAATCTTCAGAACCTAGCGAATCTACAAAACCTACCGCAAGTCGCGTCGCTAGCTGCGGGTCTCCAGGGAATGACAGCGGGATTGACTAACAATCAGCTCATCAACACGCCCCTGAATCTCACTGTCAGCTCCTCCGGTAGGGATAGAAACAGACATTGCATGGTTTGACAAACTGACATACAGAAAAACTTGACACTCTTTTACAATGcttcaattattcaaataacTTCCTCGCAAATTGTTTTAGCACATTGTAAGTTCCCTCGCCATACTCTCCATATAAGTAACATCCCCCCTCACTAAAGAGatcgttctttatttttctaataCTTATATCATTCATCAGTTGTAGACTTTTTGTCGTgaagtttatatttatttaaccaTGCTGTTCTCCTCgactatatttatattatttgcattattaaaatgtaggtaattttttaaatatttaccttTTGTTGTACTTGAAGAGATACAAACCTGAAAATggattttaatttctcaaaacACACCATCCAGTAgtgaaacaatttattattcttaACAATATGTTATAAGAGGTAGGCTAGCTAATTAAATCGTCAGATTTTCCTTTCACCCAATGAATTTTCATGTTCAGGTGGCACAGTACCAACAGCCTCGAACACGACAGCTGCCCCTCATCTTCTGCCGCCGAGTTCGACGCCAATGGCGACATTACCTCAGCTATTATCTCAGCCGCAACCGGTCGCGATGCCTCAATTCATCCTAACGTCCGGTCAATTGGTTCAAGGCATTCAAGGGGCTCAGCTTCTTATCCCTACGTCGCAAGGTAAGCCTTCCGTTTCTTATGTGTTTGCACCCTTTCAGCTCTCGAAACGAGCATTCAACGACACCCATTAGAGGCTCATTCCTGAAGTTCGAAGTAAACCTCGTCCACGTTCAACGTGTCACGCAAATCGATTGTTCGTCAAACCCTTTAGGATTATGATTTACAGGGAATTTATTATATAGGAAATAAATGCGTAGAATGAATCGTGTTAGCTTGGAATAATAATTAGATTCAGTATTTGATTAGAAGTATATTTCACTTTATTgtcgaatattttgaaatttggaatattttttggATAAACTTTTATCGTAAATGTGTAGAATACTTCGGGATTTGGAATAAACATTAGAATATTAGACGAAGAAATTGATAGAGGAAGAGTTATTGAATCTGAAGAGATCTGAATTAGAAGTTTAATACAAGTAGCAACTGATGGTTAATGATCTATTTTATGTATCATATTTAATCGTCAAAAGCCATCTGCGAgatattttgcattttatatgCGTTAGTCAATGGTTATTAAAACTCAATAACAAGTATACAGAATTGAAAATATCTCAACAATTTTTGATTGACTTCTAAGGAATTTTAATTCCACAGTATTTATTTCAAACACTTTTCTCATGTAATACATAATATCTTCCCGCAGTATAccaaatataacattattctaatattcttcACACGTCACAATGTATTCCTTTTTCCAAACTTGTAAAGCGTTAGACCCTTTCAACAAGTCCAGCTGTCGAGGTCCCGAAAACATTCGAGGCGGCTAATCGCAGCCTCAcctgtgaaatttaattaaacggcACCCAGGAGGCAGAGCAAGAGAGGAGACTGTCTGACAAAGGAACCGCGAGGAAAGAGGAGATGCCCTGTATCCCGTAGCTATCAGTAAACCAACAAGAAATCTCCAACAATAACCCTCGCACTAAGTACCTTCGAATTTCAGGGCATAAATCAGTCCGAGTGGTCTCATCGTGAAATCTGCACGATGTGCCGGCGCATAATGTTGTGCAATCAAGATGTgccgatgtatatatatgtgtgtatatatattatatatatgtgtgtacacatattatatatatgtgtgtacgtatatatacatataatatataatatcatatcgACTATCTCTGACCAAGGCTCGGACTAAGGCTCGCCCCGTCGTCCATACTTAGTGGTCCTCGACTGGCCTGGCGAGCAGAGGGCAAACTCTGCAACTAATTTCAATGTATAATTAACGTCTCACTACCCCTTTCTAGACCCACGAATAACCACCCCTCGCCTTACTTGTGTCCGTTCCTTCCTACCCTAACCCTAAtaccactctctctctctctccctctcttggcTGGACATCACAGCTCCGCGGATTCAGCCGCTATTATATCGATTGCGGTTCGCGCTAACTTCGTTTCTACCAAGTTGAGTTTCTATTCTGGCaattgagagagagagagagagagagaaagaggactGGGACCATAGGAGGAACAAAGAGGGACAGGTGGATGCAAGGGTTAGTACGAGAGGGAAGGAAATGAGACACTAGCACAAGGGAGGGTAAAGAGGGGCAACGAAAACTTTGCGAGTCTGCCTAAGTGGATTGAAGTTCGTGGATATGGACCAGTCCGTGGTAGGATGACGAGTTACGTGGTGGCAAATAATGTTTGCACTGCTTTTCGGTACAATCGATGTTAACTGGCTTGCGCTCGATTGATTCGCAATTGACAATTTGGTAGAAAGAATTATCTTGGGTTTATAACATACGCTATAATATTGCGCTTCAATCTGAGAATCAGGGATTAGCAGCTCTATCGAGtcatttgttaattttaatattcatggGAAATTAATTCTAccaatgttaataataatattcttcaGTTTAATGCAGTTTTATATCAAAGGATCTTCAGAAATATCAATATATAGCGACGAGGAAAATAGAGAacgattaaatatgtattacatTGTTTAGTGACTCAGTTGACACATTAAACTTTTGTGTCAattgtctttaaagtatattagACGGAATCCTAAAAGAGAATCTAGaaggaataattttataatcggAACGCGATTGAAAGCAATAGTGATCGAACGTTCTATAATCGCCTAGCAGTAGGTCATAAGGATACAGATCATTGGCAACGCAAATAACATTGGATACTTTAGAATACTCTTTTAAGAATAAGCTCGCGAGGGGTTGTCAGATGTGTCGGCTATTTTCGTCGAGAAATTGAAGAATCTTGAAAAAGACTCGGGTCAAGAGTGTAAGTCTTGATCTGATTATAAATCGTGATTCGATCTAATCTTAACGTACTTACATTACAATATCTATGTTCGAATGTCAAACTATTCCTAAATCTGATTTGCTGTAATCACCGCAtgttatattttcctttttcaaacGATGAAATATATTCCCCTTAATCAGATTCAAACAGTCTACGAAGGATCTTAgtatatgtacattatattaTCTATGATGAAAAATCGTAGTCGTATTTTGTGATTACAATAAACTACCCTTAAACTCAGTTTATTTCAATCGACAAATTTTCTCGTTATCAGAATATTCAATTTATCTTTGTCTCAATAGAGCAACCGactgaaaattttaatatatgtatatcataatgCGATATATGATTTTAATAAACCACATGTTGAAATGGTTTATTGTTTCCATCAAACCAtcaattcttttttaaaatatgaattatgttTGCCTTAATCTGATTCATATAGTCCATTAAAAATCCTAATGTACGTTACATTATTTACAATGTCGTAGTCGTATTGTATGTTTGTAACAAACTACTCCTGATTCTAGCTTTTATTTCAACCACCATATCTCTCTTCTTTTTAAACTATAAGTTCCATATTTCTTTTAGCCTCGTCTTAGTTTACCAGAAAGCTTGATAACAGCAACAGTTTATACGAAATTCAAATGAGATCTTTCCCCATATTCGCGAAAGTCCATTTTTATCGTATGTAAAAGGCAAAAGAAACAGAAATGACAGACAACCGAGCACCATAGTGGTGACACTCGGAAATAAAAGAACGTTCTTCGGAATATTATCGTGGAGCATCGCGGAACGGAACTAAACGTTAATCGGATTGTCAGTTGACCTTACCTCAGAACGCGAAACTTTTATGGCTGTTCGGAATACGGGATTTGCTTAGCTTAGCTATAGGTACCAACACGGGTACGTACTCATGATCAGTAATCATATTAAGCGCGTGTACAGAGTAATCAGATTAGCGGAGCTGGAGGTAATCCCGAAACTATTCTAAGTATGATTAGGCGTCCTTCTCGCAGCCTAGTCCAGTGCCAGTACCTGTACCCACTATTAAGATGACGATAATAGTTTGCCAACTACGCCGGTCTGCGAGGTTACCTGCCCTATGGGTTGCCTAATAATCCCTCTATGAGACTCTGATAACTTTACTACCCTTCCTGGATCAACGACGCGTGGACTACGTTCATAATGGAAATGAAGTATCTATTGATTCGAGACACGTTCATACGAGGATAGGCCACAGATAGAATTATCAAGCTAGCTTCTCTTAACCCGTTGTGGTGTCGTTGTTAACCTCGTGATGGAACCTATGGGAttaatctttctttctctatttattaTTCTTGCAGGAATCGCTACACAAACTATCCTCACTATACCTGTCAGCCACGTCACGAATAATCAGATGGTGAACTTGGCGCTCAGCAACGGCCAGGTCGTGTCTACTACCCTAGCGAATCTTCAATCCATCGCTCAGCCACAGAATATGCTGAACACGCCGACCAGCAACGGTGAATTTACAGGTAAAGCCAGTttgcaaaattttcatttcgtaaaAAATACGAATTGGTTTATCTATTGACCCGATTGTCTTTTAATTGGAAACTTTTATAGTCACGGTATGTTAAAAGTTCATAAGGATAAAACAGTTTAAATTAGTAGATTTTGATTTTTCGAATTTAGATTTACTTCTTTGAACATCTTATGAAAGAAATGTTTTAGTGTTCCACAACAAACTACGCTACGTATTGGTATTCTCCAATAATGCACCATTGtaactttataaaatttttgtgaGTAAATTTAGTACAGAAATAAGTGCAAAAGAATGCAGTGATCAAAAGAACGACGCTTTTTGTGAAAAATTCTGATTCCTTTATATTTTAACTGTTATAATAGTTCTAATATTAAAAGGTCAAAAATAATCTTTTCGGTCACTGAATGAAATAAATTCCCCCAAAAAGATGTGAAAGTAATTATAGAACAATTCATGAATAAAACGAGACGACTGAAAATTAAATACGATTGGATCGTGGTTTTTTTTCTCCGCGTGACAGTTCCAACAAGTCCCAGCTTAGCATCAGGATTAGGGTTAAGTCCCGCTGCCTTGCCTCACCTTCTAAGCAACAGTTCGGCCAGCCAGCAACTTCTGAGCGCGATGCAGCCTCAGCAACTACTTCAGGCCGCGCAGGCGGCACAGGCACAGGCTGCACAGGCGGTCCAGGTCGCCCAGGCTTCTCAACAACCGCTTCTAACAACATCTCCTCAACACCACGGTCATCGACACAGCTCCCACATAAATCATTATACGGTGCGTCTACATATATCGTCGTTTGCTGAATAATTTATGCCTTTTCCACGCGCGTTACAATCATTCTCACGGGAATACTTCGAAAAATGATCAATTCCCGCGGCTTTATGAAATAAAGCAATTTCGTCATTTTCCACTGTAATTGGATTATTGCCTGGCCATTGACAACGAAATCCTATTAATAGATCCCGTTTGATAATTTAATCATCGAGGTATACATATTTACTGAAACGTTTCCACCGAAGAAACTTCGTGTTCGATATAGCTGATTAAGAATTCAGCGAAACGTGTCTgacagattttattttattctcaagACTCGGCGAAAAATCTTGCCTCATAGTTTAACATAACAGAGCCGTGTCgcttttaaataacttttttcaaattaatcatCTTGACTGATTATTCGCGAGATTTAGAAACTATTTCACGTTGTGTAAGCTTAACATTGTAATAGACGTATTGTGCACGGCCATTCTCTTTCATCTCCTTTTATTCTCCTCGATAAACCAGGAGGAACATGATCAATCCGAGCAACATCTTGCTTGTTTGCTACAATTATCATCTACGAAAGGACCGGCGGAGCGAAACACGAATACTTTTTCCGCTGCAGGAATTTTGATTTATCCCGGTTTCGTCGATAACTAATGTCATTCCTAGTCTTCTAACGAACGATCCCGCTACCGGAAAGCTAAGGATAGACAAACGAGTCAATTCGCGGATCGATATACGAGCGAAACTGTGGGTGGAGGTGGAAAGGGCTTAAAAAACGTCGTGGGGTCAACGGAACAGGACAGAATAGTTCCTCGATAGCGAACGATCTTGTTAAGAAAGTATTTCAGTATTTCAGGCGGCGTTTCTTCCACTAATTAGTCTCTAAAGTGTCTTGAATTCAAGAGATAGAGTGAGATAGAATACGATAAAAGAAGAATGGGACGAGGTCTCAATTTTAAGTGCATAATTGGCGTAAAAGAGAATCATGAAGCATTGTCGTTGATACTGATTGAGCTACTAATCCGTTACTACTAATCCTCTTGTGTCCCCTCACAGCCGACGGAGAAGCATCATAGAGAGAGACCCGAGCAATCGTCGCCTTTGAACGAGTCTGTGGTATCCGCAGCCTCGGCTCTGAACAGACTGGCGGCTAGCAATGGGGAAATTACGATCACGACCACGCACGGACCCAGCGGTGCCGGGGTGAAGCCCTCGCCGAGCAGCATGCACAACGCCAAAAAGGAAGAGGAGGATCTCAATGATTCACCTAGTAAGATCGAAGTTCTCATTTCGTTTTCTTTACTTAATGCTATATATTCAGTTTTCGAAATTTCCTGATAAGAGTTAGGGAAGAAAGGAATGTCTTCAGGTGCTTAGATTGAAATTATTGGGATAGGTAGTAGGATAGTAAGAGTCTTTAGGTGATTTAGATAGGTTATGCAATATAGGAAATTGGAGAAATTGTTTACAGAATTTACGTGACTACCGTTGATTGGTAGATTGTgcatgtttatgcatttatgggaagcttaaaggtacaaaattttataaaatgtacataatatgtaaaatacataAAGTTAAATACAAATTGTAATATATTCATAGTAGATGGAATCAATCTTCATATATTCATTCCACTTTTTTAGTTCACaaacaaaattatgaaattgtatACACATCCACAGTCAACTATATTTATGGGTGGAAAGAGATCATTTTTAGGGGCTGAAACAATTTTCTGCTAACAATTTCTCCTTTTAGATATGTTcataagaatatgaattttctCAGACTTCCGTAATGTGTTAATTATCTCATGAATCATATTTAGACAAGAGAAAGACAGAGGAACTTagacaagaaaagaatattctCATTTTATGTATGAGAAAATAGAGGTTACTAATTGTAAGATGAGAAGATGTAAAATAGTTTGATAATGTAATATTAGGAACAGAAAGGTGAagcattttttcaaaaattttgtcTGGTCAACCATATTTAGGTATATGCATTTCAACAAGGATATCATTGAATGATTCACCAACTAAActtatctttattttctctgATAAGCATACGGTATTCGATAATCAGATAAACGATAAGTATCTAAACGAATATCGATCGCGTAAAAATGAATCGACGAATCATTTTTTGGCAAACCATTCAAGAATATAAGCATAAAATTGATCATCAGTCCGATGCAAGAACGTTTCAATCCGGCACAATCCGATGTATTACGATGCGTTATGATCTGATAATTAAGTCGATCGATGGAAGAATCATTTATTTatcaagaaataaaaatgttttttaattcaACGATTCTTCCTGTCTGGTTGCCTCGAATTACGTTTCTTTCCTCCGACGATACAGCATTTAATGCACGGTCAAAGCCGATAAATAATAATGTCGGCGGCTCAAG includes these proteins:
- the LOC100643587 gene encoding POU domain, class 6, transcription factor 1 isoform X3; this encodes MAEGSAEEEQSSTAAPASPPADLRTLNTQLSPPYHHQSHLQPRLQHLQHPNMLATAVPPRHSHSMLSHQVKTEAELDAPCDVPLNLKSERWWADLRARPASASSTDSDRSSVGSPEPVAAATGSLHEHQMMMDEMKNSRKNSPSPENLHQAKRAAVAQAHLNGTMAGMVTLQNLQNLANLQNLPQVASLAAGLQGMTAGLTNNQLINTPLNLTVSSSGGTVPTASNTTAAPHLLPPSSTPMATLPQLLSQPQPVAMPQFILTSGQLVQGIQGAQLLIPTSQGIATQTILTIPVSHVTNNQMVNLALSNGQVVSTTLANLQSIAQPQNMLNTPTSNGEFTVPTSPSLASGLGLSPAALPHLLSNSSASQQLLSAMQPQQLLQAAQAAQAQAAQAVQVAQASQQPLLTTSPQHHGHRHSSHINHYTPTEKHHRERPEQSSPLNESVVSAASALNRLAASNGEITITTTHGPSGAGVKPSPSSMHNAKKEEEDLNDSPNQPTINEATNNVVDGINLDEIKEFAKVFKFRRLSLGLTQTQVGQALSVTEGPAYSQSAICRFEKLDITPKSAQKIKPVLERWMKEAEERHKSGLHQLTDFIGVETNKKRKRRTSFTPQALELLNAHFDRNTHPNGNEITNLAQRLGYDREVIRIWFCNKRQSLKNAVRLMSKDVV
- the LOC100643587 gene encoding POU domain, class 6, transcription factor 1 isoform X1, with product MAEGSAEEEQSSTAAPASPPADLRTLNTQLSPPYHHQSHLQPRLQHLQHPNMLATAVPPRHSHSMLSHQVKTEAELDAPCDVPLNLKSERWWADLRARPASASSTDSDRSSVGSPEPVAAATGSLHEHQMMMDEMKNSRKNSPSPENLHQAKRAAVAQAHLNGTMAGMVTLQNLQNLANLQNLPQVASLAAGLQGMTAGLTNNQLINTPLNLTVSSSGGTVPTASNTTAAPHLLPPSSTPMATLPQLLSQPQPVAMPQFILTSGQLVQGIQGAQLLIPTSQGIATQTILTIPVSHVTNNQMVNLALSNGQVVSTTLANLQSIAQPQNMLNTPTSNGEFTVPTSPSLASGLGLSPAALPHLLSNSSASQQLLSAMQPQQLLQAAQAAQAQAAQAVQVAQASQQPLLTTSPQHHGHRHSSHINHYTPTEKHHRERPEQSSPLNESVVSAASALNRLAASNGEITITTTHGPSGAGVKPSPSSMHNAKKEEEDLNDSPNQPTINEATNNVVDGINLDEIKEFAKVFKFRRLSLGLTQTQVGQALSVTEGPAYSQSAICSALATQMYAASQIASQQQATFEKLDITPKSAQKIKPVLERWMKEAEERHKSGLHQLTDFIGVETNKKRKRRTSFTPQALELLNAHFDRNTHPNGNEITNLAQRLGYDREVIRIWFCNKRQSLKNAVRLMSKDVV
- the LOC100643587 gene encoding POU domain, class 6, transcription factor 1 isoform X2 — protein: MAEGSAEEEQSSTAAPASPPADLRTLNTQLSPPYHHQSHLQPRLQHLQHPNMLATAVPPRHSHSMLSHQVKTEAELDAPCDVPLNLKSEDSDRSSVGSPEPVAAATGSLHEHQMMMDEMKNSRKNSPSPENLHQAKRAAVAQAHLNGTMAGMVTLQNLQNLANLQNLPQVASLAAGLQGMTAGLTNNQLINTPLNLTVSSSGGTVPTASNTTAAPHLLPPSSTPMATLPQLLSQPQPVAMPQFILTSGQLVQGIQGAQLLIPTSQGIATQTILTIPVSHVTNNQMVNLALSNGQVVSTTLANLQSIAQPQNMLNTPTSNGEFTVPTSPSLASGLGLSPAALPHLLSNSSASQQLLSAMQPQQLLQAAQAAQAQAAQAVQVAQASQQPLLTTSPQHHGHRHSSHINHYTPTEKHHRERPEQSSPLNESVVSAASALNRLAASNGEITITTTHGPSGAGVKPSPSSMHNAKKEEEDLNDSPNQPTINEATNNVVDGINLDEIKEFAKVFKFRRLSLGLTQTQVGQALSVTEGPAYSQSAICSALATQMYAASQIASQQQATFEKLDITPKSAQKIKPVLERWMKEAEERHKSGLHQLTDFIGVETNKKRKRRTSFTPQALELLNAHFDRNTHPNGNEITNLAQRLGYDREVIRIWFCNKRQSLKNAVRLMSKDVV